GAACCTCCTGGAGAAAAACGGTGTCATCAACTCCGTTCTCCATTTCTTCGGGCTGCCTTCATGGAACATTATCAACACACCGACAGCGATCATCCTCGGTATGGTCTACAACTTCCTGCCGTTCATGGTGCTGCCGATTTACAATGTACTTGTAAAGATTGACAAAGATGTTATTTCCGCAGCCAGAGATCTCGGTGCCGGAAATATCCAGACATTTACCAAGATCATCCTTCCGCTTAGTGTTCCGGGTATCATCAGTGGAATCACTATGGTATTTGTACCTGCACTTACAACCTTCGTCATTTCCAACCTCCTCGGTGGAAGCAAGATCCTTCTGATCGGAAATGTCATCGAACAGGAATTCCAGCAGGGAAGCAACTGGCATGTAGGAAGTGGACTTTCACTTGTCCTGATGATCTTCATCATTGCAAGTATGGCTCTGATCGCCAAATACGATAAAGACGGGGAGGGCACAGCATTCTAATGAAAAAGAAATTACAGAATTTATATTTACTGCTAATCGTGATCTTCCTCTATGCTCCGATCATGACACTGATGGTTCTGTCCTTTAACAGTTCCAGAACCCGTGCCAAATGGGGCGGATTTACCGGAAAATGGTATGTATCCCTTTTCCAGGATGAAGCGATCATGAGCACCTTATACAACACCCTGATCATCGCACTTCTTTCTGCGCTGATTGCAACCGTGATCGGAACTTTGGCTTCCATTGGAATCCAGAGTATGAACCGCAAATTCCGTACCTTTATGCTGGGTGTCACCAACATTCCGATGCTGAACGCAGATATTGTGACTGGTGTATCTATGATGCTGCTGTTCATCGCATTCCGTATGACCATGGGATTTACGACAATCCTGATCGCACATATTACCTTTAATATCCCATACGTCATTTTAAGCGTCATGCCAAAACTAAAGCAGACCAACCGGCGGACCTATGAAGCCGCACTGGATCTGGGTGCCTCCCCGATCTACGCTTTTTTCAAAGTCGTATTTCCGGATATCCTTCCAGGAATTCTTTCCGGTTTCCTGCTTGCATTTACCATGTCGTTGGATGATTTTGTGATCACCCACTTTACCAAAGGACCTGGAATCGATACCCTGTCCACCAAAATTTACAGTGAAGTACGAAAAGGAATCCGTCCGGAAATTTACGCACTCTCAACGATCATGTTTGTAACGGTGCTCTTCCTTCTCTTCCTGGTCAATTTAAAACCGGAAAAAGAAGTTCACGAAAAAGGCGGCACGATCCGCAAGCCATCCCGTGCACGCCACACGATGCGTCTTATCGTAACACGTGTCGTACCGGCACTGCTCGTGATCGTCATTACAGCCGGAGGATTTTTCTACAATTCAAAGACAAAGATTTCCGGCGCCGAAAAGGTAATTGTCTACAACTGGGGCGAATATCTGGACCCGGATGTCCTGGATATCTTTGAAGAAGAAACCGGTATCCAGGTAGTTTATGAAGAATACGAAACCAATGAGATCATGTACCCGAAGGTGCAGTCCGGCGCCATTTCCTACGATGTGGTCTGCCCTTCTGACTATATGATCCAGCGTATGATTGAGAATGATCTCCTCGCCGAGATCAACTGGGATAATATTCCGAATATCAAAAATATTGGACAGACTTACATGGATCAGTCCAAAGCATTTGATCCGGAAAATAAATACTCTGTTCCTTATTGCTGGGGAACTGTCGGGATCCTTTACAACAAAACCATGGTAGACGAACCAATTGATTCCTGGTCTGTTCTCTGGGATCCAAAGTACAAGGACAGCATTCTGATGCAGGACAGCGTCCGCGATGCATTCGGTGTTACCTTAAAATATCTTGGATATTCCCTGAACTCAACCGACCTGGACGAGCTGAACGAAGCGAAGAATCTTCTGATCAAACAGAAACCACTGGTTCAGGCATACGTCGTTGACCAGGTGCGTGACAAGATGATCGGAAACGAAGCAGCCATCGGTGTTATTTACTCCGGTGAAGCCATTTACACACAAAAAGAAAATCCAAACCTGGAATACGTGATCCCGAAAGAAGGATCCAATATCTGGATCGACTCCTGGGTAATTCCGAAGAATGCAGAGCATAAGGAAAATGCAGAAAAGTTCATCAACTTCCTCTGCCGTCCGGACATCGCACTGAAGAACTTTGAGTACATCACCTACTCGACTCCAAATGAAGCAGCACGGGAACTGATTGAAGACGAGTCCATCCGCAACAGCAAGATTGCATTCCCGGATGCAAGCGAGCTCTCCGGATGTGAGACCTTCAAATTCCTTGGAGATAAAAACGATGCTGTCTACAATGAATTATGGCGGGAAGTGAAATCAAAGTAATGTGGGAAAGAATTCTGAATTATACAATAACCGAACAGAAAACTTCCAATATCCATGAGTTTTTAAAAGCTCATGGATATTCTTCTTCTCTGATCCGGGCAATCAAAGAAGATACGGAAGGAATCCGTCTGAACGGGGAACCGGTACTGGCACGCACCCTTCTTACTCCCGGCGACCAGCTTGCCATCCGGATTACCGAAACAAAATTCTCCGAAAATATTGTTCCGTCAGATCTGCCTCTTTCGATCGTATATGAAGATCCGGACCTGCTGGTCATCAATAAACCTGCCGGAATGCCAATTCACCCTTCCCAGGGAAATTATGACAACACACTTGCCAATGCCTGTGCCTGGTATTTCAAAGAGAAAGGCGAGCCTTTTGTCTACCGCTGCATTAACCGGCTTGACCGGGACACCACCGGTCTTCTGATCATTGCCCGGCATCTTTACAGTGCCTCTCTCCTCTCTGCCATGATGGCACGCCGGGAAATCCACCGGGAATATCTGGCACTTGCCACGGGAATCGTCCCGGAAGACGGAATCATCACTGCTCCAATTGCCAGAAAAGAGGGTTCTACCATCGAGCGCATGGTCGATTTTAAACATGGTGAATATGCCTGCACCCATTATCGCAGGATTTCCATCACAAATACAGATCCGGTCTACTCTCTGGTTGCCTTAAAGCTGGATACCGGACGCACTCATCAGATCCGGGTGCATATGAATTACATCGGTCATCCGCTTCCGGGAGATTTTCTCTATAATCCGGATTACAGCCATATCAGCCGTCAGGCACTGCACTCACATCATCTGCGTTTCCGGCATCCAATCACAGGAGAAGAAATGCATTTCACAGCGCCTGTGCCTGAAGATATGTTACTCTGATAAATATATTTAAGTGATCCCCTTCCCCGGCACATAATACTCTTTTTATGGAAGAATTTTCCATATGTATTTTCCGGTCAAACAGAAGAAGAGCTCCTGAGAGAACAAAGATATTCATTCTCCCAGAAGCTCTTCTTCTGTTTATTTCTTATTTCTGACGACGGATCACACTAAAAAAACAGCGGAACGGATTCAAACTGCCTCTATAATCTATATCGCTCTCTTACCATGTGACCAGCTTCAACATTCTACAAATCGAAACATCCGCCTCCAATAAATTCCCTCAAAATCGAATTCTGCGGAACATACTCACTTCCGATCCCCACAAAATAATCCAGGAATTTGAGCAGTCTCTTCGCTTCCTGATATTCGGCGCAGTCCTTCTCAATTCCGAACAGGATCGGTTCTGCATAGGCTTTCAGAACTGCCAGCTCATAAAGAAGAGCTGAATTGAACATCACATCCGCGTCTTCCTGATACGGGAAAATATTGTTCTCTTCCCCTCTTCGCACCGACTGCCACATAGCGATCGTCTGCTTTGCCGAAGTACCTCTGGTTCTTGCATCACGCACCATCCGGCGGATCAGACGTCCATCTGTTGATGCGATCCGGTTATGCTCATCGATATTCAGCTGGGTCAGTGCACTGATATAGATCTTGAATTTATTTTCTTTTGGCAGATCATGGGTCAACGCATCATTCAGACAATGAATGCCTTCGATCACCAGAATATCCTGCTCACCAAGCTGCATATAATGTCCGTTATATTCCCGTTTTCCGGTCTTGAAATTGAACGTCGGAAGCTCAATCCGTTCTCCTGCAAGCAGCTTTTTCAGATCGTGATTAAAAAGTTCCACATCCAGTGCTTCCAAACACTCATAATTCGGCTTTCCTTCTGCGTCCAGCGGTGTATCCACACGGTTCTTAAAGTAATCATCCACCGAAATCGGATGCGGGACCAGACCGCTTACCCGGAGCTGGATGGAAAGCCGTCTGGAAAATGTAGTCTTTCCTGACGAAGAAGGACCGGCGATCAAGACAAACTTTTTCTGCGGATTTCCTGCAATCTGCTCTGCGATCTGCGCAATCTTCTTCTCCTGCATTGCCTCCTGTACCAGAAGCAGTTCCTTTGGATTGGCGCTGCCGCCTGTCACATAATCATTCAGTGCCCCTACCGTTTCAATTCCAAGCATATCACCGCCACGCGTAGATTCCTTCAGCACATGGAACAGCTTATTCTGAGGCTGAAACGGAGGTATCTTTTCCGGTTCAGCTGCCTCCGGCATCTGCACTACAAATCCCTCATCATATAAATATAATTTAAAATATTTCAGATAGCCGGTTGATGGAACCATATAGCCGTAATAGTAGTCCTCAAATTCATTGATACTGTAAATATTGACTGTAGACACTCTGCGATACCGGAACAAACGCTCTTTATCCTTCATACCGTACTTGCGGAACATTTCAACCGCTTCATCGGTATGAACCGATCTCTTCCGGATTGAAAGATCCATATCTGCCATTTCATGCATCCGTTCTTCAATCCTTGCAAGCAGTTTCTGATCCAGCTTCTGATCTCCTTTTATTGTACAATAATACCCTTTATCTACTGAAAAATGGATTCTCACCTGTTCTATCTTATCGTGTCCGATTGTATCATATACTGCCTTCACCAGCAGAAAACTTACACCACGGCGATAGGTAAGATTTCCAATTGTCTCGCCTGTCGTCACAAAATGGAGCGCACAGTCCTTTTTCAGCTTCTTTCCAAGCTCCTGAAGCTTTCCATTTACATATACAAGAACAATATCATGTGGGTATCTTTCCTGATATTCCCCGGCAATCTGCAGATATGTGGTTCCTGCCGGAAAACTTCTCTCTTCCCCGTCAATCTGTACTTTGTACATCTGCTGTTCCATATTTACCGCCTTCTTTCTGCCTTACGGCGCTTTGACAAATCTGTCTGTTTTCTCCCCGCTCCCAAACACCTTACGTCAAAACCCAGAATGGCTGCCGGATCTTTGCTGTCCGGATCTCTGCCTCTGGAAATTTCTCCCGGCAAAAATGTTCCATATCTGCAATAAAGATATGTTCCACGCCATAGTGTCCGGCATCAATTACTGCCATTTTTTGCGCAACCGCATCAATCCCCTCATGGTGATCAATGTCACCTGTCACCAGTACATCCACACCTTTTTCCAAAGATACGGAAATTGCGCTCTTCCCGGAGCCCGGAAAAACACCAAGGCGATGTACCTGCATATCCGGCTCTCCAAAAATTTTCACATTCGGAAGATCAAATGCTTTTTTTACCATTTCCGCACAGGATTTTAAATCCATCGGCTGTGCCAGATCAGCAACTCTTCCGATCCCAACCGGAACTTCGCCGGATTCTGAATGCATGCTTCCCGTCACTTCCAGAACCTCCGGTTCACTCAGTTCAAGTACCTTCCCAGCAAGCTCTGCCATTCCCATCACATCATAATTGGTATGCATCGCATAGTAAGAAATGTCATCCCGGATCAACTTCAGTACTCTTCTGCCAATAAAATCCTCGTCATTAATCTTTTTCATTGCTTTAAAGATCATCGGATGATGTGTGATCAGCATATCCGCGCCCCAGTCTGCTGCTTCTTCGATCACTTCATCCGTCGCATCCAGTGCAAGATAGATCCGCTTTACTTCTTTATCGCTTCTTCCGACCTGCAGTCCTACATTATCCCACTCCATAGCATAGTGCTTTGGAAAACGTGCTTCTATTTCTTTTATAATTTCTCTGCAAATCATCATTTTCCTCCTAAAAATACCGGTCAAGCAGGTCTTCT
The sequence above is drawn from the Coprococcus comes ATCC 27758 genome and encodes:
- a CDS encoding ABC transporter permease yields the protein MRRLQELKNSKRLLAGPYLFWAVSFIIIPLIMIFYYGLTDNDGKFTWMNLAKITTPENLKALGLALLLAFVSTVICLILAYPLAMILVGRNVNQSSFVVLVFILPMWMNFLLRTLAWQNLLEKNGVINSVLHFFGLPSWNIINTPTAIILGMVYNFLPFMVLPIYNVLVKIDKDVISAARDLGAGNIQTFTKIILPLSVPGIISGITMVFVPALTTFVISNLLGGSKILLIGNVIEQEFQQGSNWHVGSGLSLVLMIFIIASMALIAKYDKDGEGTAF
- a CDS encoding extracellular solute-binding protein yields the protein MKKKLQNLYLLLIVIFLYAPIMTLMVLSFNSSRTRAKWGGFTGKWYVSLFQDEAIMSTLYNTLIIALLSALIATVIGTLASIGIQSMNRKFRTFMLGVTNIPMLNADIVTGVSMMLLFIAFRMTMGFTTILIAHITFNIPYVILSVMPKLKQTNRRTYEAALDLGASPIYAFFKVVFPDILPGILSGFLLAFTMSLDDFVITHFTKGPGIDTLSTKIYSEVRKGIRPEIYALSTIMFVTVLFLLFLVNLKPEKEVHEKGGTIRKPSRARHTMRLIVTRVVPALLVIVITAGGFFYNSKTKISGAEKVIVYNWGEYLDPDVLDIFEEETGIQVVYEEYETNEIMYPKVQSGAISYDVVCPSDYMIQRMIENDLLAEINWDNIPNIKNIGQTYMDQSKAFDPENKYSVPYCWGTVGILYNKTMVDEPIDSWSVLWDPKYKDSILMQDSVRDAFGVTLKYLGYSLNSTDLDELNEAKNLLIKQKPLVQAYVVDQVRDKMIGNEAAIGVIYSGEAIYTQKENPNLEYVIPKEGSNIWIDSWVIPKNAEHKENAEKFINFLCRPDIALKNFEYITYSTPNEAARELIEDESIRNSKIAFPDASELSGCETFKFLGDKNDAVYNELWREVKSK
- a CDS encoding RluA family pseudouridine synthase codes for the protein MWERILNYTITEQKTSNIHEFLKAHGYSSSLIRAIKEDTEGIRLNGEPVLARTLLTPGDQLAIRITETKFSENIVPSDLPLSIVYEDPDLLVINKPAGMPIHPSQGNYDNTLANACAWYFKEKGEPFVYRCINRLDRDTTGLLIIARHLYSASLLSAMMARREIHREYLALATGIVPEDGIITAPIARKEGSTIERMVDFKHGEYACTHYRRISITNTDPVYSLVALKLDTGRTHQIRVHMNYIGHPLPGDFLYNPDYSHISRQALHSHHLRFRHPITGEEMHFTAPVPEDMLL
- a CDS encoding nucleoside kinase, with the translated sequence MEQQMYKVQIDGEERSFPAGTTYLQIAGEYQERYPHDIVLVYVNGKLQELGKKLKKDCALHFVTTGETIGNLTYRRGVSFLLVKAVYDTIGHDKIEQVRIHFSVDKGYYCTIKGDQKLDQKLLARIEERMHEMADMDLSIRKRSVHTDEAVEMFRKYGMKDKERLFRYRRVSTVNIYSINEFEDYYYGYMVPSTGYLKYFKLYLYDEGFVVQMPEAAEPEKIPPFQPQNKLFHVLKESTRGGDMLGIETVGALNDYVTGGSANPKELLLVQEAMQEKKIAQIAEQIAGNPQKKFVLIAGPSSSGKTTFSRRLSIQLRVSGLVPHPISVDDYFKNRVDTPLDAEGKPNYECLEALDVELFNHDLKKLLAGERIELPTFNFKTGKREYNGHYMQLGEQDILVIEGIHCLNDALTHDLPKENKFKIYISALTQLNIDEHNRIASTDGRLIRRMVRDARTRGTSAKQTIAMWQSVRRGEENNIFPYQEDADVMFNSALLYELAVLKAYAEPILFGIEKDCAEYQEAKRLLKFLDYFVGIGSEYVPQNSILREFIGGGCFDL
- a CDS encoding Nif3-like dinuclear metal center hexameric protein — translated: MICREIIKEIEARFPKHYAMEWDNVGLQVGRSDKEVKRIYLALDATDEVIEEAADWGADMLITHHPMIFKAMKKINDEDFIGRRVLKLIRDDISYYAMHTNYDVMGMAELAGKVLELSEPEVLEVTGSMHSESGEVPVGIGRVADLAQPMDLKSCAEMVKKAFDLPNVKIFGEPDMQVHRLGVFPGSGKSAISVSLEKGVDVLVTGDIDHHEGIDAVAQKMAVIDAGHYGVEHIFIADMEHFCREKFPEAEIRTAKIRQPFWVLT